One uncultured Alphaproteobacteria bacterium genomic region harbors:
- a CDS encoding conserved membrane hypothetical protein (Evidence 4 : Homologs of previously reported genes of unknown function), translating into MTVLAPVAALAGRELVRFWRQKSRVVGGVAQPLLIWGFLGAGFSASFRPEGHAGGYAAYVFPGILMLMLLFSSVFSAITLIEDRDRGFLQGVLAAPLPRFAIVLGKVGGGTVLAVLQTALILAVAPLVGAPFAPRGLLLALPVLALASLGFAATGFAVAWSMRSTAGFHAIMMVVLMPAWMLSGALFPAEGVPTWLAWTMAVNPLTHADALLRAALTQSALPPLWQSAIFLGWVGLALAAALARVARTERGARN; encoded by the coding sequence GTGACCGTGCTCGCCCCCGTCGCCGCCCTCGCCGGGCGCGAACTCGTCCGCTTCTGGCGGCAGAAGTCCCGCGTCGTCGGCGGCGTCGCCCAGCCGCTGCTGATCTGGGGGTTCCTCGGCGCCGGTTTCTCGGCCTCGTTCCGCCCCGAGGGCCACGCGGGCGGCTACGCCGCCTACGTCTTCCCCGGCATCCTGATGCTGATGCTGCTGTTCTCGTCGGTGTTCTCCGCCATCACCCTGATCGAGGACCGCGACCGCGGCTTCCTTCAGGGGGTGCTCGCCGCGCCGCTGCCGCGCTTCGCCATCGTCCTCGGCAAGGTCGGCGGCGGCACCGTCCTCGCGGTGCTGCAAACCGCGCTGATCCTCGCCGTCGCGCCGCTGGTGGGCGCGCCGTTCGCGCCGCGCGGCCTGCTCCTCGCGCTGCCGGTGCTCGCCCTCGCCTCCCTCGGCTTCGCCGCCACCGGCTTCGCGGTAGCGTGGTCGATGCGCTCCACCGCCGGATTCCACGCGATCATGATGGTGGTGCTGATGCCCGCGTGGATGCTCTCGGGCGCGCTCTTCCCCGCCGAGGGCGTCCCCACCTGGCTCGCCTGGACGATGGCGGTCAACCCGCTCACCCACGCCGACGCCCTGCTGCGCGCCGCGCTGACCCAGTCCGCCCTGCCGCCACTCTGGCAAAGCGCGATCTTCCTCGGCTGGGTCGGCCTCGCGCTCGCCGCCGCCCTCGCCCGCGTCGCCCGCACCGAGCGCGGCGCGCGGAACTAG
- a CDS encoding ABC transporter component, with amino-acid sequence MISVRHLSHRYPGARSAHPALDDVDLAISAGRFCAVIGRNGSGKSTLFRILAGALRPSAGEATIADAPCGSARARAAVGVVFQFPALDAVLTVRENLRLFGRLHGLSGKALAARLDAAVAWTRIGDRLDARVGTLSGGQQRQAELAKCLIPAPPVLLLDEPTTGLDPAGRAAFAETLATLRREAGVTLLMTTHVFEEAEPADDVVVLQSGKVIAADAPRALAARLGTEMIVIGCAEPGRLAARLRTGGLAVRATAADVRIPDLDRGRAVGLVSEILDRHGAEIASIAIKQPTLTDAFLALTGDTP; translated from the coding sequence ATGATTTCCGTACGCCATCTCAGCCACCGCTACCCCGGAGCGCGGAGCGCGCATCCGGCGCTCGACGACGTCGACCTCGCGATTTCCGCCGGCCGCTTCTGCGCCGTGATCGGCCGCAACGGCTCGGGCAAATCCACCCTGTTCCGCATTCTCGCGGGCGCGCTCAGGCCCTCGGCGGGCGAGGCGACGATCGCGGACGCGCCCTGCGGCAGCGCCCGCGCCCGCGCCGCGGTCGGCGTGGTGTTCCAATTCCCGGCGCTCGACGCGGTGCTGACGGTGCGGGAGAACCTCCGGCTGTTCGGCCGCCTCCACGGCCTGTCCGGCAAGGCCCTCGCCGCGCGGCTCGACGCCGCGGTCGCCTGGACCCGCATCGGCGACCGTCTCGACGCCCGCGTCGGCACCCTTTCGGGCGGCCAGCAACGCCAGGCGGAACTCGCCAAGTGCCTGATCCCCGCCCCGCCGGTGCTGCTGCTCGACGAGCCGACCACCGGCCTCGACCCCGCCGGGCGCGCCGCGTTCGCGGAAACCCTCGCCACCCTGCGGCGCGAGGCGGGCGTCACTTTGCTGATGACCACCCACGTGTTCGAGGAGGCCGAACCCGCCGACGACGTGGTGGTGCTGCAATCCGGCAAGGTGATCGCCGCCGACGCCCCGCGCGCCCTCGCCGCCCGCCTCGGCACCGAGATGATCGTGATCGGCTGCGCCGAGCCCGGCCGCCTCGCCGCACGCCTGCGCACCGGCGGACTGGCGGTGCGCGCCACCGCCGCCGACGTCCGCATCCCCGATCTCGACCGCGGCCGCGCCGTCGGCCTGGTGTCGGAGATCCTCGACCGCCACGGCGCCGAGATCGCGAGCATCGCGATCAAGCAGCCGACCCTCACCGACGCCTTCCTCGCCCTCACCGGAGACACGCCGTGA
- the cpdA gene encoding 3',5'-cyclic adenosine monophosphate phosphodiesterase CpdA yields MLIAHVADLHVSADGRPVHDLVDTDAATRGVVDAVNAARPDVVLVTGDLTHDGDAAAAGRARDLLRRLDAPVYVCPGNHDRRETLRAAFGRRDDDRDDAWMAYVVEDLPVRLIALDAATEDPMVGALETAQVDWLAARLAEQPERPTAIFLHHPPFDTGIDWLDQIGISEGRDDLGAVLAAHRNVRALLCGHLHRPMRGAWYGAPVIAAPSVMNRVAFVGENADGSPVTEIAAPPGFVLHRVVNGAWDPNMCFLNGHSEPWLAAMPDPWANNP; encoded by the coding sequence ATGCTGATCGCGCACGTCGCCGATCTCCACGTATCCGCGGACGGGCGGCCGGTGCACGATCTCGTCGATACCGACGCCGCGACCCGCGGCGTCGTCGACGCGGTCAACGCGGCGCGGCCCGACGTGGTGCTGGTGACCGGCGACCTCACCCACGACGGCGACGCCGCCGCCGCCGGGCGGGCGCGCGATCTGCTCCGCCGTCTCGACGCGCCGGTCTACGTCTGCCCCGGCAACCACGACCGCCGCGAAACCCTGCGCGCCGCGTTCGGCCGCCGCGACGACGACCGCGACGACGCCTGGATGGCCTACGTCGTCGAGGACCTGCCGGTGCGGCTGATCGCGCTCGACGCCGCCACCGAGGACCCGATGGTGGGCGCGTTGGAGACGGCGCAGGTGGACTGGCTGGCGGCGCGCCTCGCCGAGCAGCCGGAGCGGCCGACCGCGATCTTCCTGCATCATCCGCCGTTCGACACCGGCATCGACTGGCTCGACCAGATCGGCATTTCCGAAGGTCGGGACGATCTCGGGGCGGTGCTGGCGGCGCATCGCAACGTCCGCGCGCTGCTGTGCGGGCACCTGCACCGGCCGATGCGCGGCGCGTGGTACGGCGCGCCGGTGATCGCCGCGCCTTCGGTGATGAACCGGGTGGCGTTCGTCGGCGAGAATGCCGACGGCAGCCCGGTGACGGAGATCGCCGCACCGCCGGGTTTCGTGCTGCACCGCGTCGTCAACGGCGCGTGGGATCCGAATATGTGCTTCTTGAATGGGCATTCCGAGCCATGGCTGGCGGCCATGCCTGATCCTTGGGCAAACAACCCGTAG
- the aapJ gene encoding amino-acid transporter subunit; periplasmic-binding component of ABC superfamily (Evidence 2b : Function of strongly homologous gene; PubMedId : 8898392; Product type t : transporter): protein MKASHLVVGLGALVAAAAVAAPASAATLETVKSRGQLICGVNNSLPGFSAPDEKGQWSGLDVDYCKALAAVVLGDAGKVKYVPLNAKERLTALQTGEIDVLARNTTWTMSRDTGLGLSFVGVNYYDGQGFMVKNALGVKSAKELNGASVCVQAGTTTELNLADYFRAHKMTYQSVVFDTADQTLTGFNSDRCDVLTSDQSQLYGLRSKLPDPSKASVLPEVISKEPLGPVVRQGDDQWFNIARWTLFAMLNLEEAGVTSKTVDEALKTANPDVKRLLGVEGDFGAKMGVTNDFAVKIVKAVGNYGESFERTVGQDSPLKIARGLNALWTDGGIQYAPPVR, encoded by the coding sequence ATGAAAGCGAGTCACCTGGTCGTCGGGTTGGGTGCGTTGGTCGCCGCGGCGGCGGTCGCCGCTCCGGCCTCGGCCGCGACGCTGGAAACCGTGAAGAGCCGCGGTCAACTGATCTGCGGCGTGAACAACAGCCTGCCCGGCTTCTCCGCGCCCGACGAAAAGGGGCAATGGTCCGGCCTCGACGTCGACTACTGCAAGGCCCTGGCGGCGGTGGTGCTGGGCGACGCGGGCAAGGTGAAGTACGTTCCGCTCAACGCCAAGGAACGCCTCACCGCTCTCCAGACCGGCGAAATCGACGTGCTCGCCCGCAACACCACCTGGACGATGAGCCGCGACACCGGCCTCGGTCTGTCGTTCGTGGGCGTCAACTACTACGACGGCCAGGGCTTCATGGTGAAGAACGCGCTCGGCGTGAAGTCGGCGAAGGAGCTGAACGGCGCGTCGGTGTGCGTGCAGGCGGGCACCACCACCGAGCTCAACCTCGCCGACTATTTCCGCGCCCACAAGATGACCTACCAGTCGGTGGTGTTCGACACCGCCGACCAGACCCTCACCGGCTTCAATTCCGACCGCTGCGACGTGCTGACCTCCGACCAGTCGCAACTCTACGGCCTGCGCTCGAAGCTGCCGGATCCCTCCAAGGCGTCGGTGCTGCCCGAGGTGATCTCGAAGGAGCCGCTCGGCCCGGTGGTGCGCCAGGGCGACGACCAGTGGTTCAACATCGCCCGCTGGACCCTGTTCGCGATGCTCAACCTCGAAGAGGCGGGCGTCACCTCCAAGACCGTCGACGAGGCGCTCAAGACCGCCAATCCGGACGTCAAGCGCCTGCTCGGCGTCGAGGGCGATTTCGGCGCGAAGATGGGCGTGACCAACGATTTCGCGGTGAAGATCGTCAAGGCGGTCGGCAACTACGGCGAATCCTTCGAGCGCACCGTCGGCCAGGACAGCCCGCTCAAGATCGCGCGCGGCCTCAACGCGCTGTGGACCGACGGCGGCATCCAATACGCGCCGCCGGTGCGCTGA
- the aapQ gene encoding amino-acid transporter subunit; membrane component of ABC superfamily (Evidence 2b : Function of strongly homologous gene; PubMedId : 8898392; Product type t : transporter) — MTPSRSTRIKPWHDPKVRAWAFQIAVVALVLWLALSLFSNTLHKMESRGIRTGFGFLDQTAGYGILFSLIPYDETYSYGRTFFVGLLNTLLVSGLGIVTATLVGFVAGVARLSRNWLVARLAEVYVEIFRNVPLLLQVFFWYFAVLQALPAPRQSFRFFHDTVYLSKRGLYLPAPVAGEGFGWVLLLALAGLVAAVALGRWARKRRESTGQEFPVWRAALGLVVGLPGALFLLLGAPLSWSVPELRGFNFAGGGVLLPELVALWFALTVYTGTFIAEIVRSGIQAVSHGQTEAAAALGLRRGQVIRLVVLPQALRVIIPPLTSQYLNLTKNSSLATAIGYPDLVAVFMGTTLNQTGQAVEVVAMTMAVYLAISLSISAVMNAYNRRVALKER; from the coding sequence ATGACCCCATCGCGCAGCACCCGCATCAAACCCTGGCACGACCCCAAGGTCCGCGCCTGGGCGTTCCAGATCGCCGTCGTCGCCCTGGTGCTGTGGCTCGCGCTGTCGCTGTTCTCCAACACCCTGCACAAAATGGAGAGCCGCGGCATCCGCACCGGCTTCGGCTTCCTCGACCAGACCGCCGGATACGGCATCCTGTTCTCGCTGATCCCCTACGACGAAACCTACAGCTACGGCCGCACCTTCTTCGTCGGCCTGCTGAACACCTTGCTGGTGTCGGGGCTCGGCATCGTCACCGCGACCCTGGTGGGGTTCGTCGCGGGCGTCGCGCGGCTGTCGCGCAACTGGCTGGTGGCGCGCCTCGCCGAGGTCTACGTCGAGATCTTCCGCAACGTTCCGCTGCTGCTGCAGGTGTTCTTCTGGTATTTCGCGGTGCTGCAGGCGCTGCCCGCGCCGCGCCAGAGCTTCCGCTTCTTCCACGACACCGTCTACTTGAGCAAGCGCGGGCTGTACCTGCCCGCGCCGGTGGCGGGCGAAGGGTTCGGCTGGGTGCTGCTGCTGGCGCTCGCGGGGCTGGTCGCGGCGGTCGCGCTCGGCCGCTGGGCGCGCAAGCGGCGCGAGTCCACCGGGCAGGAGTTCCCGGTGTGGCGGGCGGCGCTCGGGCTGGTCGTCGGCCTGCCGGGCGCGCTGTTCCTGCTCCTCGGGGCGCCGCTCTCCTGGAGCGTGCCCGAACTCAGGGGCTTCAATTTCGCCGGCGGCGGCGTGCTGCTGCCGGAACTGGTGGCGCTGTGGTTCGCGCTCACCGTCTATACCGGCACCTTCATCGCCGAGATCGTGCGCTCGGGCATCCAGGCGGTCAGCCACGGCCAGACCGAGGCGGCCGCGGCGCTCGGCCTCCGGCGCGGCCAGGTGATCCGTCTGGTGGTGCTGCCGCAGGCGCTGCGGGTGATCATCCCGCCGCTCACCAGCCAGTACCTCAACCTCACCAAGAATTCGTCGCTCGCCACCGCGATCGGCTATCCCGACCTCGTCGCGGTGTTCATGGGCACCACCCTCAACCAGACCGGACAGGCGGTCGAGGTGGTGGCGATGACGATGGCGGTCTACCTCGCCATCAGCCTGTCGATCTCGGCGGTGATGAACGCCTACAACCGGCGCGTCGCGCTGAAGGAGCGCTGA
- the aapM gene encoding amino-acid transporter subunit; membrane component of ABC superfamily (Evidence 2b : Function of strongly homologous gene; PubMedId : 8898392; Product type t : transporter): MADIGTFVPKPSLPPPSGAVGATAWVRARLFDGPVNTVLTIAALWFLAATLIPLLDWAIFDAHFVGDDPQLCRTGGACWLFVGERLRFFVYGFYPDGQLWRVDAVMGATAAAIGYLAWPRLPGKRWVVPGAIVGLPLLAVLLMHGGVFGLPVVATDQWSGLTLTLVLSVVGIVAALPIGIVLALGRRSKMAAIRTLCVFFIEVWRGVPLISVLFMASVMLPLFLPEGIQVSKVLRAMIGIVLFESAYMAEVVRGGLQAIPRGQFEAAAALGLGYWRTMALVVLPQALKLVIPGIVNTFIALFKDTTLVLIIGLFDLLATIHATIVDPEWPDIAAEGYVFAALVFWVFCFGMSRYSQALERKLRTGHTRN; the protein is encoded by the coding sequence ATGGCCGACATCGGAACCTTCGTGCCCAAGCCCTCGCTGCCGCCGCCGTCCGGCGCTGTGGGCGCCACCGCGTGGGTGCGCGCGCGGCTGTTCGACGGCCCGGTCAACACCGTGCTGACGATCGCGGCGCTGTGGTTCCTCGCCGCGACCCTGATCCCGCTGCTCGACTGGGCGATCTTCGACGCCCACTTCGTCGGCGACGATCCGCAGCTCTGCCGCACCGGCGGCGCGTGCTGGCTGTTCGTCGGCGAGCGCCTGCGCTTCTTCGTCTACGGGTTCTATCCCGACGGCCAGCTCTGGCGGGTCGACGCGGTGATGGGCGCGACCGCGGCGGCGATCGGTTATCTCGCGTGGCCGCGGCTGCCGGGCAAACGCTGGGTGGTGCCGGGCGCGATCGTCGGCCTGCCGCTCCTCGCCGTGCTGCTGATGCATGGCGGCGTGTTCGGTTTGCCGGTGGTGGCGACCGACCAGTGGAGCGGCCTGACCCTCACCCTGGTGCTGTCGGTGGTCGGCATCGTCGCGGCGCTGCCGATCGGCATCGTCCTCGCCCTCGGGCGGCGCTCGAAGATGGCGGCGATTCGGACGCTCTGCGTCTTCTTCATCGAGGTGTGGCGCGGCGTGCCGCTGATTTCGGTGCTGTTCATGGCGTCGGTGATGCTGCCGCTGTTCCTGCCCGAGGGGATCCAGGTCTCGAAGGTGCTGCGCGCGATGATCGGCATCGTGCTGTTCGAGAGCGCCTACATGGCCGAGGTGGTGCGCGGCGGCCTTCAGGCGATTCCGCGCGGCCAGTTTGAGGCCGCCGCCGCCCTCGGCCTCGGCTACTGGCGGACGATGGCGCTGGTGGTGCTGCCGCAGGCGCTGAAGCTCGTCATCCCCGGCATCGTCAACACCTTCATCGCGCTGTTCAAGGACACCACGCTGGTGCTGATCATCGGCCTGTTCGATCTGCTCGCGACCATCCACGCCACCATCGTCGATCCCGAATGGCCCGACATCGCCGCCGAGGGCTACGTCTTCGCCGCGCTGGTGTTCTGGGTGTTCTGCTTCGGTATGAGCCGCTACAGCCAGGCGCTCGAACGCAAGCTGCGCACCGGCCACACCCGCAACTGA
- the aapP gene encoding amino-acid transporter subunit; ATP-binding component of ABC superfamily (Evidence 2b : Function of strongly homologous gene; PubMedId : 8809753, 8898392; Product type t : transporter) produces MSQSHQVPKSPAADVVIEIAAMNKWYGAFHVLKDIDLRVRRGERIVICGPSGSGKSTMIRCINRLEEHQTGDIVVDGVTLNADLRNIEHVRREVGMVFQHFNLFPHLTVLENCCLAPMWVRKIPRAQAEETAMKYLARVKIPEQARKYPGQLSGGQQQRVAIARSLCMNPRVMLFDEPTSALDPEMIKEVLDVMVELAEEGMTMLCVTHEMGFARRVADRVIFMDAGQIVEEADPETFFNAPKSDRTKLFLSQILGH; encoded by the coding sequence ATGAGTCAAAGCCACCAAGTTCCCAAGTCCCCGGCCGCCGACGTGGTGATCGAGATCGCCGCGATGAACAAGTGGTACGGGGCGTTCCACGTCCTCAAGGACATCGACCTGCGGGTCCGCCGCGGCGAGCGGATCGTCATCTGCGGGCCGTCGGGGTCGGGCAAGTCGACGATGATCCGCTGCATCAACCGGCTGGAGGAGCATCAGACCGGCGACATCGTCGTCGACGGCGTGACCCTCAACGCCGATCTCCGCAACATCGAGCACGTCCGCCGCGAGGTCGGCATGGTGTTCCAGCACTTCAACCTCTTCCCCCACCTCACGGTGCTGGAGAACTGCTGCCTCGCGCCGATGTGGGTGCGCAAGATTCCGCGCGCCCAGGCCGAGGAGACGGCGATGAAGTACCTCGCCCGGGTCAAAATTCCCGAGCAGGCGCGCAAGTATCCGGGGCAGCTCTCGGGCGGCCAGCAGCAGCGCGTCGCGATCGCCCGCTCGCTGTGCATGAACCCGCGGGTGATGCTGTTCGACGAGCCGACCTCGGCGCTCGATCCGGAGATGATCAAGGAAGTGCTCGACGTGATGGTGGAACTGGCGGAGGAGGGGATGACGATGCTCTGCGTCACCCACGAGATGGGCTTCGCCCGCCGCGTCGCCGACCGGGTGATCTTCATGGACGCCGGGCAGATCGTCGAAGAGGCGGACCCGGAGACCTTCTTCAACGCACCTAAAAGCGACCGCACCAAGCTGTTTCTCAGCCAGATCCTCGGTCACTGA
- a CDS encoding Chemotaxis sensory transducer produces the protein MARPTLPPTGRERTWPDHQIIVSKTDARGVITYANAVFCAVAGYTADELEGQSHNIIRHPDMPRAVFKLLWDTIAAGDEIFAYVVNQAKNGDHYWVFAHVTPSFDAAGRIVGYHSSRRVPRRDAVAKVVPLYRDLKAIEDRAASPKAGLDASVAALLAILEEKRIAYDEFVFSL, from the coding sequence GTGGCCCGCCCGACCCTTCCGCCCACCGGCCGCGAACGCACCTGGCCGGATCATCAGATCATCGTCTCGAAGACCGACGCGCGCGGCGTCATCACCTATGCCAACGCGGTGTTCTGCGCGGTGGCGGGCTATACCGCCGACGAGCTCGAAGGGCAGAGCCACAACATCATCCGCCACCCGGACATGCCGCGCGCGGTGTTCAAGCTGCTGTGGGACACCATCGCGGCGGGAGACGAAATCTTCGCCTACGTCGTCAATCAGGCGAAGAACGGCGACCACTACTGGGTGTTCGCCCACGTCACGCCGAGCTTCGACGCCGCCGGGCGGATCGTCGGCTACCACTCCTCGCGCCGGGTGCCGCGCCGCGACGCGGTGGCGAAGGTGGTGCCCCTGTACCGCGATCTCAAGGCGATAGAAGACCGTGCCGCCAGCCCGAAAGCGGGCCTCGACGCTTCGGTCGCCGCGCTGCTCGCGATCCTCGAAGAGAAGCGGATCGCCTACGACGAGTTCGTGTTCTCGCTTTAG
- a CDS encoding PAS/PAC domain — MSRPKVTPTGVERTWPETDLIVSKTDPRGVITYANETFCRVAQYTDVELVGRSQNIVRHPDMPRCIFQLLWETIAAGEEMFAYIVNLAKSGDHYWVFAHVTPSFDAAGRIVGYHSSRRAPRRDAVDKAAALYRELRAAEASRPDPKSGMAAGRAMLDAHLKTAGVAYDEYIFLF; from the coding sequence GTGTCGCGACCGAAAGTTACCCCCACCGGGGTCGAGCGGACCTGGCCCGAAACCGACCTGATCGTCAGCAAGACCGATCCCCGCGGCGTCATCACCTACGCCAACGAAACCTTCTGCCGGGTCGCCCAGTACACCGACGTCGAGCTCGTCGGGCGGAGCCAGAACATCGTCCGCCACCCCGACATGCCGCGCTGCATCTTCCAATTGCTGTGGGAGACGATCGCCGCGGGCGAGGAGATGTTCGCCTACATCGTCAACCTCGCGAAATCGGGCGACCACTACTGGGTGTTCGCCCATGTCACCCCGAGCTTCGACGCCGCCGGGCGGATCGTCGGCTACCACTCGTCGCGCCGCGCGCCGCGCCGCGACGCGGTCGACAAGGCGGCGGCGCTCTACCGCGAGCTTCGCGCCGCCGAGGCGTCGCGTCCCGATCCGAAATCCGGCATGGCCGCCGGCCGCGCCATGCTCGACGCCCACCTCAAGACCGCCGGAGTGGCATACGATGAGTATATTTTCCTCTTCTGA
- a CDS encoding Methyl-accepting chemotaxis sensory transducer, translating into MSIFSSSEPRRTSSLGKAMFGNWLGIGILFAVVASDTTQGDWFDLAVLLVAIGCLVSSNLYLRRASRSVMKAVAAIEAAAAGDLNVRVHDIRNHGLMGRMLHDINGLLDTLEAFAKEAGAVMDYANRGRYFRRIVLTGMNGEFRAYSERINKGIEGMGRTTTALMATIDGIGSGIRDEVAQASSDADLVRERAVGMREASVQAEDEAGLVAGAASRAADAVGRAVAAVGEVSDGMGRISELADRSARIADDAASRAGEATAVLGDLASAADTIGAVIELIDTIASQTNLLALNATIEAARAGEAGKGFAVVAGEVKNLANQTARATQDISSQIGRMQSVTRQSVTVIEQVAQTIGDINQIAHTIHDTVESQTATVGGIVEDIRTASDSVSTVSSAIDAIAARVSGTSRAAGEVLGAAESLAQRMGTMNRQIDSIISEASRR; encoded by the coding sequence ATGAGTATATTTTCCTCTTCTGAGCCGAGGCGGACGTCGTCGCTCGGCAAGGCGATGTTCGGCAACTGGCTCGGGATCGGAATTCTGTTCGCGGTGGTCGCTTCCGATACGACCCAGGGCGACTGGTTCGATCTCGCGGTCCTGCTCGTGGCGATCGGCTGTCTGGTGAGCAGTAACCTCTATCTGCGTCGTGCGTCGCGGAGCGTGATGAAGGCGGTGGCGGCGATCGAGGCGGCGGCGGCGGGCGATCTCAACGTCCGCGTCCACGACATCCGCAACCACGGCCTGATGGGGCGGATGCTGCACGACATCAACGGCCTGCTCGATACCCTCGAAGCCTTCGCCAAGGAGGCCGGAGCGGTGATGGACTACGCCAACCGCGGCCGCTACTTCCGCCGCATCGTGCTGACCGGCATGAACGGCGAGTTCCGCGCCTATTCCGAGCGCATCAACAAGGGCATCGAGGGCATGGGCCGCACCACCACCGCGCTGATGGCCACCATCGACGGCATCGGTTCCGGCATCCGCGACGAGGTGGCGCAGGCGTCCTCCGACGCCGATCTGGTGCGCGAACGCGCCGTCGGCATGCGCGAGGCTTCGGTGCAGGCCGAGGACGAGGCGGGTCTGGTGGCGGGCGCGGCGTCGCGCGCCGCCGACGCGGTCGGCCGCGCCGTCGCGGCGGTGGGCGAGGTGTCCGACGGCATGGGCCGGATCTCCGAACTCGCCGACCGCTCGGCGCGCATCGCCGACGACGCGGCAAGCCGCGCCGGAGAGGCGACCGCGGTGCTGGGGGATCTCGCCTCCGCCGCCGACACCATCGGCGCGGTGATCGAACTGATCGACACCATCGCCAGCCAGACCAACCTGCTGGCGTTGAACGCGACGATCGAGGCGGCGCGCGCGGGCGAGGCGGGCAAGGGGTTCGCGGTGGTGGCGGGGGAGGTGAAGAACCTCGCCAACCAGACCGCGCGCGCGACCCAGGACATCTCCTCGCAGATCGGCCGGATGCAGTCGGTGACGCGGCAGTCGGTGACGGTGATCGAACAGGTGGCGCAGACCATCGGCGACATCAACCAGATCGCCCACACCATCCACGACACCGTCGAATCGCAGACCGCCACGGTCGGCGGCATCGTCGAAGACATCCGGACCGCCTCCGATTCGGTGTCGACGGTGTCGTCGGCGATCGACGCCATCGCCGCCCGGGTTTCCGGCACCAGCCGCGCCGCGGGCGAGGTTCTCGGCGCGGCGGAGAGCCTCGCTCAGCGTATGGGGACGATGAACCGTCAGATCGACAGCATCATTTCCGAGGCGTCGCGGCGCTGA